A single genomic interval of Drosophila virilis strain 15010-1051.87 chromosome 2, Dvir_AGI_RSII-ME, whole genome shotgun sequence harbors:
- the LOC6632812 gene encoding TWiK family of potassium channels protein 18 — MCTQVGVGALIVFYAICGALAFMNIEREYVDKTATYVLELRQNYSQRLWNITEELNLIDKPLWVNETNAVLREYQVQIAAIIKNGYVGRSPAQIWSFPAALMFCLSVITMIGYGNMVPRTPWGKGFTVIYATFGIPLYILYFLNMGRVLARSFKFLYRSMHDCTQERSYDARLEALENGSSLGALTLRKKIIVPSTACLWVIIFYVLTGTIMFANWEKWSFLNSFYFCMTSLCKIGFGDFVPGASLTTAADVDAATHKLREDISADPNEVSELQRITDQHSKLAINFIYMLLGMGLVAMCRNLMREEVRVKLKEMKEDAKLCVEDTRLRFVGCCGDPRDLYENDYY, encoded by the coding sequence ATGTGCACCCAGGTGGGCGTGGGTGCCCTCATCGTTTTCTATGCCATCTGCGGCGCATTGGCCTTTATGAACATTGAGCGCGAGTATGTGGACAAGACGGCGACATATGTCCTTGAGCTGCGGCAGAATTACTCGCAGCGTCTCTGGAACATCACCGAGGAGCTTAACCTGATTGACAAGCCGCTTTGGGTGAACGAGACGAATGCGGTGCTTCGTGAATATCAGGTGCAGATAGCTGCCATCATTAAGAATGGCTATGTGGGACGTAGTCCGGCGCAAATCTGGAGCTTCCCGGCAGCGTTAATGTTCTGCCTGTCGGTGATCACCATGATTGGCTATGGGAACATGGTGCCGCGTACGCCCTGGGGCAAGGGCTTCACTGTCATCTATGCCACATTTGGCATACCCCTCTATATACTCTACTTTCTCAATATGGGTCGCGTGCTGGCGCGTTCGTTTAAGTTTCTGTACCGCTCCATGCACGACTGCACCCAGGAACGCAGCTACGATGCTCGCCTAGAGGCGCTGGAGAACGGCAGTTCTCTTGGCGCCTTGACCCTGCGCAAAAAGATAATTGTGCCCTCAACGGCCTGTCTGTGGGTCATCATCTTCTATGTGCTCACAGGCACCATTATGTTTGCCAACTGGGAGAAATGGAGCTTTCTGAATAGCTTCTATTTCTGCATGACATCACTGTGTAAAATCGGGTTCGGGGATTTTGTGCCGGGCGCCTCACTAACGACAGCCGCCGATGTGGATGCAGCCACGCATAAGCTGCGCGAAGACATATCCGCCGATCCGAATGAGGTGTCCGAGTTGCAGCGCATTACCGATCAACACTCCAAGCTGGCCattaactttatatatatgctgcTGGGCATGGGGCTGGTGGCCATGTGCCGAAATCTGATGCGCGAGGAAGTTCGCGTCAAGCTCAAGGAGATGAAGGAGGATGCCAAGTTGTGTGTGGAGGATACGCGTCTACGTTTTGTTGGCTGCTGTGGCGATCCGCGTGACTTATATGAAAATGATTATTACTAG
- the LOC6632813 gene encoding LOW QUALITY PROTEIN: homeobox protein cut (The sequence of the model RefSeq protein was modified relative to this genomic sequence to represent the inferred CDS: substituted 1 base at 1 genomic stop codon) codes for MLGGSSGERLCTPSTSAGPFRIFSVAGFQNRANDIVYCPPIVRQQSQHVDDSKAIIYFGGDVQDFPESMETNRDSRGYMKYNLENSAILLREAFPRSHIIVIRPVRMEFKTFSCFDNFVRGNNAGVPDHTPMNHALQHLEKLLQNLSQRLISIPENEILDQAAQAAAAAAAVAAAAAAAALTLSNATVNSESSSASAAAAAAAAANDSSQEMDIDILQVQENVTVDADGAVIFPIVSAGTTETGTNNVVNNSNNKDAVANNHQESNSQQQQQQQQQQQQQQTAAKANSTPANNVEHYNNTNSSNDCAASQPTMPTQPQQPRATTPAADSNPLWWRENLNLDKSKLVLIGFSKGCVVLNQFIYEFHYLKTLTPDDSSMCRLLSRITDMYWLDGGHGGQKNTWITSRSLLETLTRMGMNIHVHLTPYQVQDDRRPWIRKEEKLFTEMLRRLNAPITRHLHYDNQPANLMTHFEVLQAFCQHVHSLNQQQLQQQAGNEQPNVATNNGAGSGSNNLLDGSDEAKXQLQLHPHHHRRRLHAMRKGAAAAKRQQLQQLRQQQQLLLSTDAASSSASSRLAAALISSAVALSAATSSAAAATASLVNNHNQSHMQQQQQQQLQQQHSLARTHYQQQHLQQAHSQQHSHRHHHHHHQPNQSHNHHQCRSKRKLQKLYYTLCR; via the exons ATGcttggcggcagcagcggggAGCGTTTATGCACGCCAAGCACTTCGGCCGGACCATTTCGCATATTCTCCGTGGCCGGTTTTCAGAATCGTGCCAACGACATTGTCTACTGCCCGCCAATTGTGcggcagcagtcgcagcatgTTGACGATTCCAAAGCGATTATCTACTTCGGCGGCGATGTGCAGGACTTTCCGGAGAGCATGGAAACGAATCGGGATAGTCGCGGCTATATGAAATACAATCTGGAGAATTCTGCGATATTGCTGCGTGAAGCCTTTCCTCGCTCACATATAATAGTCATACGGCCGGTTCG CATGGAATTTAAGACCTTCAGCTGCTTCGATAATTTCGTACGTGGAAATAATGCTGGTGTGCCGGATCATACGCCCATGAACCATGCGCTGCAACATTTAGAAAA ACTGCTACAGAATCTATCGCAACGTCTGATCTCAATACCCGAAAACGAGATACTCGATCAGGCGGCGCAAgccgcggcagcagctgctgccgttgctgcagctgcagctgccgcagcgtTGACGCTCTCGAATGCCACGGTTAACTCAGAGTCTAGCTCAGCctcagcagcggcggcggcggcggcggcagccaATGACAGCAGTCAGGAAATGGACATAGACATATTGCAGGTGCAGGAAAATGTAACAGTAGATGCAGATGGCGCCGTGATCTTTCCCATAGTTTCCGCTGGCACCACGGAAACGGGAACCAATAATGTggttaacaacagcaacaacaaagacgcTGTCGCTAACAACCATCAGGAGTCAaacagccaacagcagcagcagcagcaacaacaacaacaacaacagcaaacagctgCAAAGGCAAACTCAACGCCAGCCAACAATGTGGAGCactacaacaacacaaacagcagcaacgatTGCGCCGCGTCTCAACCGACGATGCCaacgcagccgcagcagccacGAGCGACTACGCCAGCGGCCGACAGCAATCCGTTGTGGTGGCGGGAGAATCTGAATTTGGATAAGTCCAAGCTGGTGCTGATTGGCTTCAGCAAGGGCTGCGTCGTGCTCAATCAA TTCATCTATGAATTTCACTATCTAAAAACGTTGACACCGGACGACAGCAGTATGTGCCGGTTGCTATCACGCATAACAGACATGTACTGGCTGGACGGAGGTCATGGTGGACAGAAGAACACATGGATCACATCACGGAGTCTGCTAGAGACACTTACGCGAATGG GCATGAACATACATGTGCACCTCACACCCTACCAGGTGCAGGACGATCGGCGGCCCTGGATACGCAAGGAAGAGAAACTGTTTACTGAGATGCTGCGGCGTTTAAATGCGCCCATTACGCGACACTTGCATTACGATAATCAGCCAGCGAATTTGATGACGCACTTTGAAGTACTACAGGCATTCTGTCAGCATGTCCATTCCCTCAATCAACAGCAGCTTCAGCAGCAAGCTGGCAATGAGCAGCCAAATGTGGCCACCAACAATGGCGCTGGCAGTGGTAGCAACAATCTGCTGGATGGCAGCGATGAGGCAAAGTGACAGCTTCAATTGCATCCCCATCATCATAGGCGGCGTTTACATGCGATGCGCAAAGGCGCCGCCGCAGCTAagcgacagcagctgcagcagctacgccaacagcaacaactgctgctCTCAACGGACGCCGCTTCTTCATCGGCATCTTCTCGCTTGGCCGCTGCACTGATTTCATCGGCGGTGGCTCTCAGTGCTGCAACGAGCTCAGCCGCGGCTGCCACTGCGAGCCTTGtaaataatcataatcaaagccatatgcaacaacaacaacaacaacaactacaacagcaacacagtTTAGCGCGCACTCACTATCAGCAACAGCACTTGCAACAGGCGCATTCACAGCAGCACTCGCACAGACACcatcatcaccatcaccaGCCAAATCAATCGCACAACCATCATCAGTGTCGCTCGAAACGCAAACTgcaaaaattgtattataCGCTTTGCCGTTAG
- the LOC6632843 gene encoding uncharacterized protein isoform X2 — protein MRKTWVKRENIYYKPFYKDKSKMFFLLIFLVGISFIAYQLPSVQQLRRKHKQMMQSLGSKQLDVDDFDGGGGAGWGLNLAVPATQDADAIKIIRGIRLFDYDAYKPNYKGNFKCLDGSKEIPFDHLNDNYCDCDADGSDEPSTNACANGRFYCKYQKRHITGRGLDVWVWASRVNDNVCDCCDGSDEWTTHVKCQNNCA, from the exons atgcgcAAGACATGGGTAAAACGCGAGAATATTTACTACAAGCCATTCTACAAGGACAaatccaaaatgttttttctgttaatttttttggttGGAATCTCATTCATTGCATATCAG TTGCCCAGCGTTCAGCAGCTGCGACGCAAGCACAAACAAATGATGCAGTCTCTGGGCAGCAAACAGCTGGATGTGGACGACTTTGATGGCGGGGGCGGTGCCGGTTGGGGTCTCAATCTAGCTGTGCCTGCAACCCAAGATGCAGACGCCATTAAGATCATACG CGGCATACGGCTCTTCGACTATGATGCCTACAAGCCCAATTATAAAGGCAACTTCAAGTGCCTGGATGGTAGCAAGGAGATTCCGTTTGACCATCTCAATGACAACTATTGCGACTGTGATGCTGATGGCAGCGATGAGCCGAGCACGAATGCCTGTGCCAATGGGCGTTTTTATTGCAAATACCAAAAAAGACATATCACGGGACGTGGCCTGGATGTCTGGGTTTGGGCGTCCCGGGTGAACGACAACGTTTGTGATTGCTGCGATGGCAGCGACGAGTGGACGACACATGTCAAGTGCCAAAATAATTGTGCGTAG
- the LOC6632843 gene encoding uncharacterized protein isoform X1, with product MRKTWVKRENIYYKPFYKDKSKMFFLLIFLVGISFIAYQAFSLNQLPSVQQLRRKHKQMMQSLGSKQLDVDDFDGGGGAGWGLNLAVPATQDADAIKIIRGIRLFDYDAYKPNYKGNFKCLDGSKEIPFDHLNDNYCDCDADGSDEPSTNACANGRFYCKYQKRHITGRGLDVWVWASRVNDNVCDCCDGSDEWTTHVKCQNNCA from the exons atgcgcAAGACATGGGTAAAACGCGAGAATATTTACTACAAGCCATTCTACAAGGACAaatccaaaatgttttttctgttaatttttttggttGGAATCTCATTCATTGCATATCAG GCCTTCTCGCTGAATCAGTTGCCCAGCGTTCAGCAGCTGCGACGCAAGCACAAACAAATGATGCAGTCTCTGGGCAGCAAACAGCTGGATGTGGACGACTTTGATGGCGGGGGCGGTGCCGGTTGGGGTCTCAATCTAGCTGTGCCTGCAACCCAAGATGCAGACGCCATTAAGATCATACG CGGCATACGGCTCTTCGACTATGATGCCTACAAGCCCAATTATAAAGGCAACTTCAAGTGCCTGGATGGTAGCAAGGAGATTCCGTTTGACCATCTCAATGACAACTATTGCGACTGTGATGCTGATGGCAGCGATGAGCCGAGCACGAATGCCTGTGCCAATGGGCGTTTTTATTGCAAATACCAAAAAAGACATATCACGGGACGTGGCCTGGATGTCTGGGTTTGGGCGTCCCGGGTGAACGACAACGTTTGTGATTGCTGCGATGGCAGCGACGAGTGGACGACACATGTCAAGTGCCAAAATAATTGTGCGTAG
- the Wdr37 gene encoding WD repeat-containing protein 37: MKATAAKTRLTSLTEDISIIPEDAPFRARLHFLFAQIEKEFEQLYLENLNLQDKLENATANTKDSLTPYDQRSAAGGVTTGSLVATGSGGASLAATPATPSAPLSDEIGASLLAAASSTHKSLKAKLSSATGGSKVKASNKIKAQTSRIVSSFKAQTVVSSVVREFGGHKDGIWQVAAKVGQPIIGTASADHTACIWGIESARCLLQYQGHAGSVNSIKFHQHRDLVLTGSGDGTAHIWQAAVNWEVPKKGHSSEEELDDSDGQLEDRDRVDTLRTPLCEFSGPGGHLSVVVAADWLSSMDQIITGSWDRTAILWDVETAQPLQPLTGHDHELTHVSAHPTQRLVVTASRDTTFRLWDFRDPIPAVSVFQGHTESVTSSVFARDDKVVSGSDDRTIKVWELRNMRSALATIRTDSSVNRLAVSSGGIIAIPHDNRQIRLFDLNGQRVARLPRTSRQGHRRMVSSVAWAEEPLLNCDLFSCGFDRRVFGWSIVLPKDN, translated from the exons atgaaggcaacggcagcaaaaaCGCGGCTAACAAGTCTCACCGAGGACATCTCCATAATACCCGAGGATGCGCCATTTCGTGCCCGCCTGCACTTCCTGTTTGCCCAAATCGAAAAGGAATTTGAGCAGCTGTACTTGGAGAACCTGAATC TCCAGGATAAACTCGAAAACGCCACCGCAAACACCAAAGATTCGTTGACGCCGTACGATCAACGTTCCGCAGCGGGTGGAGTCACCACTGGCTCGCTGGTCGCCACGGGTAGCGGTGGTGCCTCATTGGCAGCTACGCCCGCCACACCTTCGGCTCCATTGAGCGACGAAATTGGCGCTAGCTTGCTGGCTGCCGCTTCCAGCACACACAAGAGTCTCAAAGCCAAGCTGAGCAGCGCCACCGGCGGCAGCAAGGTAAAGGCCAGTAATAAAATCAAAGCGCAGACCAGCCGCATTGTGTCCAGTTTCAAGGCGCAGACGGTGGTCAGTTCAGTGGTGCGCGAATTTGGTGGCCACAAGGATGGCATATGGCAGGTAGCCGCCAAAGTGGGTCAGCCCATTATTGGCACAGCGTCAGCCGATCACACCGCCTGCATTTGGGGCATAGAGAGTGCCCGTTGCTTGCTGCAGTACCAAGGACATGCGGGATCCGTCAACTCAATTAAGTTCCATCAGCATCGAGATCTGGTGTTAACAGGCAGTGGCGATGGCACTGCACACATCTGGCAAGCAGCAGTCAACTGGGAAGTGCCCAA AAAGGGCCACTCGTCTGAGGAGGAGCTTGATGACAGTGATGGCCAGCTAGAGGATCGGGACCGAGTGGACACATTGCGTACACCGCTCTGCGAGTTCAGTGGACCTGGTGGCCATCTGTCAGTTGTAGTCGCTGCAGATTGGCTTTCGAGCATGGACCAGATTATCACAGGCAGCTGGGATCGCACTGCAATATTGTGGGACGTGGAGACGGCACAGCCGCTACAGCCACTAACCGGCCACGATCATGAGCTCACCCATGTTTCGGCCCATCCAACACAGCGTCTGGTTGTGACCGCATCACGTGACACCACCTTCCGTTTATGGGACTTCCGCGATCCGATACCTGCAGTATCCGTCTTCCAGGGACACACCGAGTCGGTCACATCAAGCGTTTTTGCGCGCGACGATAAAGTCGTCTCGGGCTCAGATGATCGCACTATCAAAGTATGGGAGTTGCGCAATATGCGCTCAGCCCTGGCCACCATACGAACAGATTCATCCGTAAATCGCTTAGCTGTCTCCAGTGGCGGTATTATAGCTATTCCCCACGACAACCGACAGATTCGACTATTCGATTTGAATGGGCAGCGTGTGGCGCGTTTACCGCGCACCAGTCGCCAGGGACATCGTCGCATGGTCTCCTCCGTCGCCTGGGCGGAGGAGCCGCTACTTAATTGTGATTTGTTCTCCTGCGGCTTCGATCGACGCGTATTTGGCTGGTCCATCGTGTTACCAAAggataattga
- the Vti1b gene encoding vesicle transport through interaction with t-SNAREs homolog 1B translates to MSYNGYTQLPSGSIDYERRQQQVVANTYDVLQRTTESIQRSNQVAIETENIGTGVLGELGEQRESLLRTTRRLEDADQELSKSRIIIRKLSREVVYNKIVLILIIILEVAILIGLLVLKFAHL, encoded by the exons ATGTCCTATAATGGGTACACCCAACTGCCTAGCGGTAGCATCGACTACGAGCGCCGCCAGCAACAGGTGGTGGCCAACACCTACGATGTCCTGCAGCGCACGACCGAAAGCATCCAGCGTTCTAATCAGGTGGCCATTGAGACGGAAAACATAGGAACTGGG gtGCTCGGAGAACTCGGTGAACAGCGTGAATCTCTGCTGCGCACCACACGCCGCCTGGAGGATGCCGATCAGGAATTGTCAAAGTCACGGATCATCATACGCAAGCTGAGTCGGGAAGTTGTTTACAACAAGATTGTTTTGATATTAATTATCATTCTGGAGGTGGCCATACTCATCGGCCTGCTGGTTTTGAAGTTTGCCCATCTGTGA
- the LOC6632846 gene encoding V-type proton ATPase 116 kDa subunit a 1, whose protein sequence is MGDMFRSEQMALCQMFIQPEAAYTSVSELGETGCVQFRDLNCTVNVFQRKFVTEVRRCDELERKIRYIETEIKKDGIALPDIQDDIPRAPNPREIIDLEAHLEKTETEMIELAQNEVNMKSNYLELTELRKVLENTQGFFSDQEVLNLDSSNRGAGVIDEATVQHRGRLGFVAGVINRERVFGFERMLWRISRGNVFLKRSDLDEPLNDPATGHPIYKTVFVAFFQGEQLKNRIKKVCTGFHASLYPCPSSHNEREEMVKNVRTRLEDLKLVLSQTEDHRSRVLATVSKNLPSWSIMVKKMKAIYHTLNLFNMDVTKKCLIGECWVPTKDLHIVQKALSDGSAAVGSTIPSFLNVIDTNEMPPTFNRTNKFTRGFQNLIDAYGIASYRECNPALYTCITFPFLFAVMFGDLGHGLILLLFGAWMVLSERKLGRIKNGGEIWNIFFGGRYIILLMGLFSCYTGFIYNDVFSKSMNLFGSNWVNNYNTSTVLANPSLQMPPRTSAKGVYPLGLDPIWQLADNKIIFLNSFKMKLSIIIGVLHMVFGVCMSVCNFVHFKRYSSIFLEFVPQILFLLLLFGYMVFMMFFKWFKYTAFTDSQPETPGCAPSVLIMFINMMLFKNTPPPSGCKEFMFDAQDGLQKTFVIIGLICVPWMLLGKPLYIKFTRRNTVAHVKHNGELTGNMELAEGETPLPTGSSGQEEGAGGAHGHEDEPMSEIYIHQAIHTIEYVLSTISHTASYLRLWALSLAHAQLSEVLWNMVLSLGLKMAPYTGAIALFVIFGAWCMFTLAILVMMEGLSAFLHTLRLHWVEFMSKFYEGLGYAFQPFSFKAIIDGEEEE, encoded by the exons ATGGGGGATATGTTCCGCAGTGAGCAAATGGCATTATGCCAGATGTTTATACAACCAGAGGCCGCATACACCTCCGTCTCGGAGCTGGGTGAAACCGGCTGTGTGCAGTTTCGCGAT CTGAATTGCACTGTGAATGTGTTCCAACGCAAGTTCGTGACGGAGGTGCGTCGCTGCGATGAGCTGGAGCGGAAGATACGCTACATCGAGACGGAGATTAAGAAGGACGGCATTGCGCTGCCGGATATTCAGGATGATATACCGCGTGCGCCCAATCCACGCGAGATTATCGACCTGGAGGCGCATTTGGAAAAAACCGAAACGGAAATGATTGAGCTGGCCCAGAACGAGGTGAACATGAAGTCCAACTATTTGGAGCTAACGGAACTGCGCAAGGTGCTGGAAAATACGCAGGGCTTCTTCTCCGACCAGGAGGTGCTCAATCTGGACTCCAGCAATCGCGGCGCCGGCGTTATTGATGAAGCGACTGTCCAGCACCGTGGACGTCTTGGATTCGTGGCGGGCGTCATCAATCGTGAACGTGTCTTTGGCTTCGAGCGCATGCTGTGGCGCATCTCGCGTGGCAATGTGTTCCTTAAGCGTTCTGATTTGGATGAGCCACTGAACGATCCAGCCACTGGTCATCCCATCTATAAGACCGTCTTTGTGGCCTTTTTCCAGGGCGAGCAGCTAAAGAATCGCATCAAGAAGGTGTGCACTGGCTTCCATGCCTCACTTTATCCCTGCCCTAGCTCACACAACGAGCGCGAGGAGATGGTCAAGAATGTCCGTACACGCCTTGAAGATCTGAAGCTGGTGCTTAGCCAGACCGAGGATCATCGCAGCCGTGTGCTCGCAACTGTCTCCAAGAATCTGCCCTCGTGGTCGATCATGGTCAAGAAGATGAAGGCCATTTATCATACGCTCAATCTCTTCAACATGGATGTGACCAAGAAGTGCCTCATCGGCGAGTGCTGGGTGCCAACGAAGGACTTGCACATTGTGCAGAAGGCTCTTTCCGACGGCTCAGCTGCTGTGGGCAGCACAATCCCATCATTCCTTAATGTTATCGATACGAATGAAATGCCGCCGACTTTCAATCGCACTAACAAGTTCACGCGCGGCTTCCAGAACCTTATTGATGCCTATGGCATTGCCTCGTACCGCGAGTGCAATCCGGCTCTGTACACTTGCATTACATTCCCCTTCCTCTTCGCTGTTATGTTTGGCGATTTGGGTCATGGCCTaatactgttgttgtttggcgcTTGGATGGTGCTCAGTGAGAGGAAGCTGGGTCGCATTAAGAACGGTGGCGAAATCTGGAACATCTTCTTTGGCGGCCGCTATATCATTCTCCTCATGGGCCTGTTCTCTTGCTACACGGGCTTCATCTACAACGATGTGTTCTCCAAGTCCATGAATCTGTTCGGATCGAACTGGGTGAACAACTACAACACATCGACCGTGCTGGCCAATCCGAGTCTACAGATGCCACCGCGCACTTCGGCCAAGGGTGTTTATCCTCTGGGCCTGGATCCTATTTGGCAGCTGGCAGACAACAAGATCATCTTTCTCAACAGCTTCAAGATGAAGTTGTCCATTATTATCGGTGTGCTGCACATGGTCTTTGGTGTCTGCATGTCCGTTTGTAATTTTGTGCATTTCAAGCGTTACTCCTCCATCTTCCTGGAGTTTGTGCCTCAAAttctgttcctgctgctgctcttcggCTACATGGTGTTCATGAT GTTCTTCAAGTGGTTCAAATACACCGCCTTCACCGATAGCCAACCCGAGACTCCTGGCTGTGCTCCATCTGTGCTGATCATGTTCATCAACATGATGTTGTTCAAGAACACACCGCCGCCAAGTGGCTGCAAAGAGTTCATGTTCGATGCACAGGATGGCCTGCAGAAAACCTTTGTCATCATTGGCCTTATCTGCGTGCCATGGATGCTGCTGGGCAAGCCGCTGTACATCAAATTCACCCGTCGCAACACCGTTGCACAT GTCAAGCACAATGGCGAGCTGACAGGCAACATGGAACTGGCCGAGGGGGAGACACCATTGCCCACTGGCTCCTCAGGACAAGAGGAAGGTGCTGGCGGCGCTCACGGTCACGAAGATGAGCCCATGAGCGAAATCTACATTCATCAAGCCATCCACACCATCGAATACGTGCTCAGTACTATTTCGCATACAGCCTCGTATCTGCGTCTCTGGGCCTTGTCCTTGGCTCATGCCC AACTGTCTGAGGTGTTGTGGAACATGGTGCTGTCGTTGGGCCTGAAAATGGCGCCCTATACCGGCGCAATTGCTCTGTTTGTCATTTTTGGCGCCTGGTGCATGTTCACGCTGGCCATTTTGGTCATGATGGAGGGTTTGTCCGCCTTCCTGCACACCTTGCGTCTGCATTGGGTGGAGTTTATGAGCAAATTTTACGAGGGCTTAGGCTATGCGTTCCAGCCCTTCAGCTTCAAGGCAATCATTGATGGCGAAGAAGAGGAGTAA